From Brienomyrus brachyistius isolate T26 chromosome 18, BBRACH_0.4, whole genome shotgun sequence, one genomic window encodes:
- the pip4k2ca gene encoding phosphatidylinositol 5-phosphate 4-kinase type-2 gamma, whose protein sequence is MASHGNLGAVSSPMVILAPKTKTKKKHFVQQKVKVLRASSDPVIGVFMWGVNHSISELNQVPVPVMLLPDDFKANTKIKVNNHLFNKENLPGHFKFKEYCPQVFRNLRERFGIEDLDYQVSVTRSPPVRGGDGPGEGLLLTSYDGTLVIKQISSEDVEDMHNILSEYHQHIVKCHGSTLLPQFLGMYRVTVESEETYFMVMRNMFSHRLVVHRKYDLKGSLVSREASEKEKVKELPTYKDVDFRNDMQKVHVSEEQKEKFMEKLNRDVEFLVKLKIMDYSLLLGIHDVGRAEREEEELEEPCMEEEAEPENGLTTVPTAGSYGTSPEGIAGYLNSCKPLGPGEFDPYIDVYALKSVPGAPQREVYFMGLIDVLTQYNAKKKAAHAAKTVKHGAGAEISTVHPEQYAKRFREFIANIFA, encoded by the exons ATGGCGTCCCACGGAAACCTGGGCGCCGTTTCGAGCCCTATGGTTATACTAGCTCCGAAGACCAAGACGAAGAAGAAGCATTTCGTGCAGCAGAAGGTGAAGGTGCTGCGGGCCAGCAGCGACCCGGTGATCGGCGTTTTCATGTGGGGAGTGAACCACTCG ATCAGCGAGCTGAACCAGGTCCCTGTACCAGTCATGCTGCTTCCGGATGACTTCAAAGCCAACACCAAGATCAAAGTTAACAACCACCTCTTCAACAA AGAGAACCTTCCAGGCCATTTTAAGTTTAAGGAATACTGCCCCCAGGTGTTCCGGAACCTCCGGGAGCGTTTCGGCATCGAGGATCTCGATTACCAG GTGTCTGTGACCCGCAGCCCTCCCGTCCGGGGGGGTGACGGCCCCGGAGAGGGACTGCTGCTTACCTCCTACGACGGCACTCTGGTCATCAAGCAGATCTCCAGCGAGGATGTGGAGGACATGCACAACATCCTGTCTGAGTACCACCAG cacatAGTGAAATGTCACGGCAGCACACTGCTGCCTCAGTTCCTGGGAATGTACCGCGTGACTGTGGAGAGTGAGGAAACCTACTTCATGGTCATGAGGAACATGTTTAGCCACAGACTGGTCGTCCACAGGAAGTACGACCTCAAG GGGTCCCTCGTCTCCCGTGAAGCCAGCGAGAAAGAGAAG GTGAAGGAGTTGCCCACCTACAAGGATGTGGACTTCAGGAATGACATGCAGAAGGTGCATGTGAGCGAGGAGCAGAAGGAGAAGTTCATGGAGAAGCTGAATAGAGATGTGGAG TTCTTGGTTAAGCTGAAGATCATGGACTACAGCCTGCTGCTGGGCATCCACGACGTGGGGAGGGCggagcgggaggaggaggagctagaggagCCGTGCatggaggaggaggcggagcctGAGAACGGGCTGACTACTGTCCCCACGGCCGGCTCTTACGGCACATCCCCCGAGGGCATCGCCGGCTACCTAAATTCCTGTAAGCCCCTCGGTCCAGGAGAGTTTGATCCCTACATCGACGTCTATGCCTTGAAGAGTGTCCCCG GAGCCCCTCAGAGGGAGGTCTACTTCATGGGCCTCATCGACGTGCTGACGCAGTACAACGCCAAGAAAAAGGCAGCTCACGCGGCCAAGACCGTCAAACACGGC GCTGGTGCAGAGATCTCCACCGTGCACCCCGAGCAGTACGCCAAGCGCTTCCGGGAATTCATCGCCAACATCTTTGCGTGA
- the LOC125713095 gene encoding zinc finger and BTB domain-containing protein 39 — MRIRLQGTGHAAGLLAELNRCRLSRCLCDVVLQVGGRSFPAHRAVLACAGTYFRGLFSGGGGASSTFTLDFVSPANFEKVLTFIYTAEILTDLIDVGVLYELAERLGVQQLVLACHATFPDLQSSNPGKGPAKPDLDQRTAPTSVCSSSAASSSSSLSSSAGPSATPSSQSRDGASRAGRGHGAPIPPPQAPKAENEEFFVEYGHMSEEKVPEQRPVAEVADTVNGPAKDVKVEQAEEGDGTGGRRGGESRVPSAPLSVSYPDSSAQLPVEACAPSSSCGDPLDGLQVSAVECGGADASEENDVLFEDDEDSERVRRQGDGSEAGDRWGRLSEEIIELSDDENYAEEDEVEEEDLVCLENGAGLGVGTRGPVEGPVACGACGKALPAEVSAVTAHAETHMSDSGACRLCGATPVSRAARISHALSHVGVPLFSCDMCHLQFCSPAKLNRHRRQALAGIPLPQPNQFNSASQGPGGELQCAVCSKQLTKDFQAVREHLLVHVCVSSLRCAVCHLTQTSLCTLLWHTLTHLSLPIYTCPCCACCFLERPLLERHMVEHGEDGTAADRELGDCHVPGADALEDLRCFLCSQTFTSTSAFQYHLSLHTGEQPSSQSWQGKRKAEQALDYPSSCSSSSSLDAGSLGRLVAVGFGQPMGPGPPDKPLAGSLPSFPVGLLPDGSPGGPSGGTAPRVKWYRCRFCGKRFAHSGEFTYHLRIHTGEKPYQCKVCLRFFRGRSTMICHLKTHAGALMYRCTVCGLYFSTLKLVSSHMEQHKDNLPPDFNIEQTFMYNDHSKEPLSGLDS; from the exons ATGAGGATCCGGCTGCAGGGGACGGGCCATGCCGCTGGTCTCCTCGCAGAGCTCAACCGCTGCCGGCTTTCCCGCTGCCTGTGTGACGTGGTGCTGCAGGTCGGGGGGCGCTCATTCCCAGCTCACCGTGCTGTCCTGGCCTGCGCCGGCACCTATTTCCGTGGCCTGTTCTCTGGCGGGGGCGGTGCCTCTTCCACCTTCACCCTGGACTTCGTGTCTCCAGCGAACTTTGAGAAGGTGCTGACCTTCATTTACACAGCGGAGATCCTGACAGACCTGATCGACGTGGGAGTGCTGTATGAGCTCGCTGAGAGGCTGGGCGTGCAGCAGCTGGTCTTGGCCTGTCACGCCACCTTCCCTGACCTGCAGAGCTCTAACCCCGGCAAGGGTCCCGCCAAGCCGGACCTCGACCAGCGCACCGCCCCCACCTCCGTGTGCTCTTCCTCGGCAGCCTCCTCCTCATCGTCACTGTCTTCATCTGCTGGCCCTTCTGCCACACCGTCCTCCCAGTCCCGGGATGGTGCCTCCAGAGCGGGCCGGGGCCACGGGGCCCCCATTCCTCCTCCTCAGGCCCCCAAAGCGGAAAACGAGGAGTTCTTTGTGGAGTACGGCCACATGTCCGAGGAGAAGGTGCCGGAGCAGCGGCCAGTGGCTGAGGTGGCGGACACCGTGAACGGGCCAGCCAAGGATGTGAAGGTGGAGCAGGCTGAGGAGGGCGATGGCACGGGGGGGCGGCGTGGAGGGGAGTCCCGGGTGCCATCTGCGCCGCTTAGTGTCTCTTACCCCGACTCCTCGGCTCAGCTGCCGGTGGAGGCCTGCGCCCCCTCGTCGTCATGTGGCGACCCGCTGGATGGCCTGCAGGTCAGCGCGGTGGAGTGCGGCGGCGCCGACGCCTCCGAGGAGAATGACGTGCTGTTTGAGGATGACGAGGACTCGGAGCGGGTACGTCGCCAGGGGGATGGCTCGGAGGCCGGCGACCGCTGGGGGAGGCTGTCAGAGGAGATCATTGAGCTGAGCGATGACGAGAACTACGCTGAGGAAGATGAGGTCGAGGAGGAGGACTTGGTGTGCCTGGAAAATGGCGCTGGCTTGGGGGTGGGCACTCGTGGCCCCGTGGAGGGCCCGGTGGCATGCGGAGCCTGCGGGAAGGCGCTGCCCGCGGAAGTGAGCGCTGTCACGGCACATGCAGAGACCCACATGTCGGATTCAGGCGCATGCCGACTCTGTGGTGCCACTCCAGTGTCCCGTGCTGCCCGCATCTCGCACGCCCTCTCGCACGTGGGGGTCCCACTCTTCTCCTGTGACATGTGTCACCTGCAGTTCTGCAGTCCAGCCAAGCTGAACCGGCACCGACGGCAGGCCCTTGCTGGAATCCCCCTGCCTCAGCCTAACCAGTTCAACAGTGCCTCCCAGGGACCGGGTGGGGAACTGCAATGTGCAGTCTGCTCCAAGCAGCTGACTAAGGACTTCCAG GCCGTGAGGGAGCACCTCCTCGTCCACGTGTGTGTGTCGTCACTTCGCTGTGCCGTGTGCCACCTGACACAGACTTCCCTGTGCACCCTGCTGTGGCATACCCTCACGCACCTCTCCCTGCCCATCTATACCTGCCCCTGCTGTGCCTGCTGCTTCctggagcgccccctgctggagagACACATGGTAGAACACGGTGAGGATGgtacagctgcagacagggagctcgggGACTGCCATGTGCCTGGGGCCGATGCCCTGGAGGATCTGCGCTGCTTCTTGTGCTCTCAGACCTTCACCTCCACCTCTGCTTTCCAGTACCATTTGAGCTTACATACAGGCGAGCAGCCGAGCAGCCAGTCCTGGCAGGGTAAGCGCAAGGCAGAGCAGGCCCTGGACTACCCCTCATCTTGCTCATCATCCTCGTCGCTGGATGCTGGAAGCTTGGGCAGACTAGTGGCCGTGGGCTTCGGGCAGCCCATGGGCCCGGGGCCCCCCGACAAGCCACTGGCGGGCTCCCTCCCCAGCTTCCCGGTAGGACTCCTCCCAGATGGTAGCCCTGGTGGGCCATCGGGGGGCACCGCGCCACGGGTTAAGTGGTACCGCTGCCGGTTCTGCGGCAAACGCTTCGCCCACTCGGGTGAGTTTACGTACCACCTGCGCATCCACACAGGTGAGAAGCCCTACCAGTGCAAGGTTTGCCTGCGCTTCTTCCGGGGACGCTCTACCATGATCTGCCACCTGAAGACACACGCTGGCGCCCTCATGTACCGCTGCACGGTCTGCGGACTCTACTTTTCCACCCTCAAGCTCGTCTCGTCCCACATGGAACAGCACAAGGACAATCTGCCACCGGACTTCAACATCGAACAGACCTTCATGTACAATGACCACTCCAAAGAGCCCCTCTCTGGCCTGGACAGCTGA
- the gpr182 gene encoding G-protein coupled receptor 182, whose translation MVDDTHNITSDHDNYTHWFMYECTLDLDYSSRRVFLFLMHLLFFMVGLVENCLVVWVNWKRRKSCSRVLFCVLNVSISDLMVVLVMPFYMLEVTIDKVWLWGHFLCKFTHLVYAVNFYSSTFFVACMTLERYLSLSQPESTSWGLPERHRRALMCGGLWALAFLLALIENVHVDLLEFEEPGCFLFPDYSYTMWFNTLSCVALLFQFVGPAVIIITCNVLIARTVGTVANVEGRRDVWLVHVYSLVFVVCWLPYHLVVMLIMVDDMAPHLFSCNTVDIIYFSYSITECLSLFHCVANPILYNFLSKGFQEMLINTLLQRLSSRAPNAQGCTDADRTKRPPKEGRRGSTSSTSHSDVGP comes from the coding sequence ATGGTGGACGACACCCACAACATCACATCCGACCATGATAACTACACGCACTGGTTCATGTACGAATGCACCCTGGACCTGGACTATAGCTCCAGACGTGTGTTCCTCTTCCTGATGCACCTGCTCTTCTTCATGGTGGGTTTGGTGGAGAACTGCCTGGTTGTGTGGGTGAACTGGAAGCGCAGGAAGTCCTGCAGCCGCGTGCTGTTCTGCGTGCTCAACGTCAGCATATCCGACCTCATGGTGGTGCTGGTCATGCCCTTCTACATGCTTGAGGTCACCATAGACAAAGTGTGGCTGTGGGGCCACTTTCTCTGCAAGTTCACACATCTCGTCTACGCGGTGAACTTCTACAGCAGCACCTTCTTTGTGGCTTGCATGACACTCGAGCGCTACCTGTCATTGTCCCAGCCGGAGTCCACCAGCTGGGGCCTTCCCGAGCGCCACCGCAGGGCACTGATGTGTGGGGGCCTGTGGGCCCTCGCCTTTCTGCTGGCCCTCATCGAGAACGTGCATGTGGACCTGCTGGAGTTTGAGGAACCTGGCTGCTTCCTGTTCCCTGATTACAGCTATACCATGTGGTTCAACACCCTGAGCTGCGTTGCCCTCCTCTTCCAGTTCGTGGGACCTGCAGTCATCATTATCACATGCAATGTGCTGATCGCTCGCACTGTAGGCACCGTGGCCAACGTGGAGGGCCGGCGCGATGTGTGGCTGGTGCATGTGTACTCGCTGGTGTTCGTGGTGTGCTGGCTGCCGTACCACCTCGTCGTGATGCTCATAATGGTGGATGACATGGCTCCACACCTCTTCAGCTGCAACACGGTGGACATCATTTACTTCTCCTACAGCATCACAGAATGCCTGTCGTTATTCCACTGCGTCGCCAACCCCATCCTCTACAACTTCCTCAGCAAGGGCTTCCAGGAAATGCTCATCAACACGTTGCTGCAGCGCCTGTCCAGCAGGGCACCCAACGCTCAGGGCTGCACTGACGCCGACCGCACCAAGCGGCCGCCAAAAGAGGGCCGCCGGGGCAGCACCAGCAGCACCAGTCACTCAGATGTGGGCCCTTAA
- the LOC125713107 gene encoding insulin-like growth factor-binding protein 3 has translation MPAPPQLPVLLLLLLAQCATRTIGTQATARGWLPDRAGEGSTSSLALGEPCGVYTLSCAKGLRCVPPAREQSPLQALLQGRGVCAKPSRIGPGDRPTFTVTHPSSSSDLEKAPCRKLLNSVLRGLELTIFPSSRDIYIPNCDTRGFYRKKQCRSSKGMQRGHCWCVDEHGTKLLARAGEDGALPCDGE, from the exons ATGCCCGCCCCACCCCAGCTGCCTGTGctgctcctgctgctgctgGCCCAGTGCGCAACCCGGACCATTGGCACGCAAGCCACAGCCCGGGGTTGGCTTCCGGACCGGGCTGGGGAGGGCAGCACCTCCTCCCTGGCCCTGGGTGAGCCCTGCGGCGTCTACACCCTGAGCTGTGCCAAGGGACTACGCTGCGTGCCCCCAGCTCGAGAACAGAGCCCCCTGCAGGCGCTGCTGCAGGGCAGGGGGGTCTGTGCCAAGCCAAGCCGCATCGGCCCCGGAGACAGGCCCACATTCACAG TTACACATCCTTCCAGCAGCAGTGATCTGGAGAAG gctccCTGCCGTAAGCTGTTAAATTCTGTTCTGAGGGGTCTTGAACTCACGATCTTCCCGTCCAGCCGGGATATCTACATCCCCAACTGCGACACTCGCGGATTCTATAGGAAGAAGCAG tgCCGCTCCTCCAAAGGTATGCAGCGCGGCCACTGCTGGTGCGTGGACGAGCATGGCACGAAGCTGCTGGCGCGTGCGGGAGAGGACGGCGCGCTGCCTTGCGATGGAGAGTGA